A section of the Verrucomicrobium sp. GAS474 genome encodes:
- a CDS encoding acetylxylan esterase has protein sequence MRFRFTPLAALALALLSAFSARADEAKVKITLVPDKATGIYELNEKVTWTVDVVGDRAGLTALPYAVKQDAATVVGSGTLDLTAGPATISGTRAEAGALLVEVMSMDKGKLLPIAMGGAVFAPEKLAAALPAPADFDAFWQEKLRELAEVPPNPKLEPMSLEGVKGAEGMEAFKLTTDNIRGTHMEALLAKPAKEQKYPALLIFNSAGVSALDKGSVLAYAKPGWIVLNVNAHDLPIDEAPEFYKKMKETELKDYLSIGNESRESCYFLRMFLGCVRGIDYVASMPEWDGKTLIITGVSQGGMQSFAAAALSPKVTAMVIDVPSGCDVYGPLATPPRAAGWPPWISKYNPQGKDLAKIKETAGYFDGIYFAERIHCPTIIGVALLDIAARPSGAIAAFNAIPAPTPKQLIVMPLADHYGTGGTQGDFFYTFAHLREAIQKGAAWSLPYH, from the coding sequence ATGCGTTTTCGCTTCACCCCTCTCGCCGCCCTCGCCCTCGCCCTCCTCTCCGCCTTCTCCGCGCGGGCTGACGAAGCCAAGGTCAAGATCACCCTCGTCCCCGACAAGGCGACCGGGATCTACGAGCTCAACGAGAAGGTGACGTGGACGGTCGACGTCGTCGGCGACCGCGCCGGGCTGACGGCCCTCCCCTACGCCGTGAAGCAGGACGCGGCGACGGTCGTCGGCAGCGGGACGCTCGACCTCACGGCCGGGCCCGCGACGATCTCCGGCACGCGGGCCGAGGCGGGGGCGCTCCTCGTCGAGGTCATGTCGATGGACAAGGGCAAGCTCCTCCCCATCGCCATGGGCGGCGCGGTCTTCGCCCCGGAGAAGCTGGCGGCGGCGCTGCCCGCCCCCGCCGACTTCGACGCCTTCTGGCAGGAAAAGCTGAGGGAACTCGCCGAGGTCCCGCCCAATCCCAAGCTCGAGCCGATGAGCCTCGAGGGCGTCAAGGGCGCGGAAGGGATGGAAGCCTTCAAGCTGACGACCGACAATATCCGCGGCACCCACATGGAGGCCCTCCTCGCCAAACCGGCCAAGGAGCAGAAATATCCGGCGCTCCTCATCTTCAACAGCGCGGGGGTCAGCGCCCTCGACAAGGGCTCCGTGCTCGCCTACGCGAAGCCGGGATGGATCGTCCTCAACGTGAACGCCCACGACCTCCCCATCGACGAGGCTCCCGAGTTCTACAAGAAGATGAAGGAGACGGAGCTGAAGGACTACCTCTCCATCGGGAACGAGAGCCGGGAGAGCTGCTATTTCCTCAGGATGTTCCTCGGCTGCGTCCGGGGGATCGACTACGTCGCCTCGATGCCGGAGTGGGACGGCAAGACCCTCATCATCACCGGCGTCTCCCAGGGCGGGATGCAGTCGTTCGCCGCCGCCGCCCTTTCCCCGAAGGTGACGGCGATGGTGATCGACGTCCCCTCCGGCTGCGACGTCTACGGCCCCCTCGCGACGCCGCCCCGCGCGGCGGGGTGGCCGCCGTGGATCTCGAAGTACAATCCCCAGGGCAAGGACCTGGCGAAGATCAAGGAGACGGCGGGCTACTTCGACGGGATCTATTTCGCCGAGCGGATCCACTGCCCGACGATCATCGGCGTCGCCCTCCTCGACATCGCCGCCCGTCCCTCGGGCGCGATCGCCGCGTTCAACGCGATCCCCGCGCCGACCCCGAAGCAGCTGATCGTCATGCCGCTCGCCGACCACTACGGCACCGGCGGGACGCAGGGCGATTTCTTCTACACCTTCGCCCACCTGCGGGAGGCGATCCAGAAGGGGGCGGCCTGGTCGCTCCCCTACCACTAG